In Aliarcobacter faecis, a genomic segment contains:
- a CDS encoding ligand-binding sensor domain-containing protein, whose translation MSSLNDLLKPLRPTRAFRNAKETSQIEEETLLTYQVYTHTFAYLYITQENIIKEYKVAYKGQAYNETFLDIYFIDENNHKLDFIPIEKDSEIKISYSNFKLNITKDKSIIDKLDKTTIKPSNIGNIKEKAFYSTEASRLNFKSLDIKEPIFKSYSNHKPDLKSDKNINIFCVIDDILGEIEDRYFELEDSFKYAYKLNNSYISKVQEINSYPVTITSILDYFYLKEKDEKLLEELEEKYKRVVEIYLTDETIIKNIFVKDNGKLDWIFEKDEFDTGLAYILKFKQIKYSLFEEFEINPANKNPSTYYKIDKNRFQAVGYNFSYHTRNSKDYLKSTIFLDNSDSKFTLIKDNANELLASVIFATIFSEKFDELLNNEILNLAKEIDKILQKLKPTPYLNDDKKEDLKAEINKNEIYKEVLSLEENNGKDSYLDDYARLDLVCRKNSFTQEGKIVKELFKSNYLHFPTKEQSNDKENSLLSKLFGFSQGNEIEFYKKAKDNNEFRVPKEILDEIKALLVSAELKYILNTYKEIEYEKDEEKLSYILGLKNIVHLLCASRLNIDEEQEVNNIFSSELKHILEFEEYIIEQIKTLDEDTIVKKITDYKINQAHSYLLQKSYIFAMLKGKEFRANAEKFEKTYKKEASKIEKEIDKQNEPKLHRFAEVEKIKIMKESFEFIKNVEGITSKVEEALDKVLKDEQSKTKHETILKYQASLKNFSNVFAVLKVVDFLIDEKDKKLIDYANFANDTIVLFKIVNSVLKISNSMKESDFIKAVINKLKGKNIFINVINPVRLSIFMQIIITVLETVDYQEKRDFTATNLTLFSSSLIIIGGFVSTPLIFVGIVLLIARGLLESSELVIFLNRTILAVDRTKYRPYFLNEAFKNSDKNIYLELATPKELITYIGENYKDNKDIFNLAFKNELQFLYTTLVGMKLEIDERVTHRIISVSGVTKKLYKKTILKIPALLVDDDKFKLILNDFSFLKNKEYFNKERDYYLFDLDKLELNSFEKNILNANKVKNANLEIISSIVNLKYSFIYDTNITTDPMSSCYLNIKYFKQTNFNK comes from the coding sequence ATAGATGAAAACAATCATAAATTAGATTTTATTCCAATAGAAAAAGATAGTGAAATAAAAATATCTTATAGTAATTTTAAACTAAATATTACTAAAGATAAATCTATAATAGATAAATTAGATAAAACTACTATAAAACCATCAAATATAGGGAATATTAAAGAAAAAGCTTTTTATAGTACCGAAGCTAGTAGATTAAACTTTAAAAGTTTAGATATAAAAGAACCTATATTTAAAAGCTATTCAAATCATAAACCAGATTTAAAGAGTGATAAAAACATAAATATTTTTTGTGTAATAGATGATATATTAGGAGAGATTGAAGATAGATATTTTGAACTTGAAGATAGTTTTAAATATGCTTATAAACTAAATAATAGTTATATATCAAAAGTTCAAGAGATAAATAGTTATCCTGTAACTATTACATCAATACTAGATTATTTTTATTTAAAAGAGAAAGATGAGAAACTTTTAGAAGAGCTTGAAGAGAAATATAAAAGAGTTGTAGAGATATATCTTACAGATGAAACTATAATAAAAAATATATTTGTAAAAGATAATGGAAAACTTGATTGGATATTTGAAAAAGATGAGTTTGATACAGGATTAGCTTATATATTAAAGTTTAAACAAATAAAATATAGTTTATTTGAAGAGTTTGAGATAAATCCAGCAAATAAAAATCCGAGTACTTATTATAAAATTGATAAAAATAGATTTCAAGCCGTAGGTTATAACTTCTCTTATCATACAAGAAATTCAAAAGATTATCTAAAGAGTACTATATTTTTAGATAATAGTGATTCAAAATTTACTTTAATAAAAGATAATGCAAATGAACTATTAGCAAGTGTAATATTTGCAACAATATTTAGTGAGAAGTTTGATGAGTTATTAAATAATGAGATATTAAATCTTGCAAAAGAGATAGATAAGATTTTACAAAAACTAAAACCAACTCCATATTTGAATGATGATAAAAAGGAAGATTTAAAAGCTGAGATAAATAAAAATGAAATCTATAAAGAGGTCTTATCTTTAGAAGAGAATAATGGGAAAGATAGCTATTTAGATGATTATGCTAGATTGGATTTGGTTTGTAGAAAAAATTCATTTACTCAAGAAGGAAAAATAGTAAAAGAACTCTTTAAATCAAACTACCTTCATTTTCCAACAAAAGAGCAAAGTAATGATAAAGAAAATAGCCTTTTATCAAAACTATTTGGGTTTTCACAAGGTAATGAAATAGAGTTTTATAAAAAAGCAAAAGATAATAATGAGTTTAGAGTTCCAAAAGAGATTTTAGATGAGATAAAAGCTTTGCTTGTAAGTGCTGAATTAAAATATATCTTAAATACCTATAAAGAGATAGAGTATGAAAAAGATGAAGAAAAACTATCCTATATTTTAGGACTTAAAAATATAGTCCATCTTCTTTGTGCTTCGAGATTAAATATAGATGAAGAACAAGAAGTAAATAATATCTTTAGTTCTGAACTAAAACATATATTGGAGTTTGAAGAGTATATTATAGAACAAATTAAAACACTAGATGAAGATACAATAGTTAAAAAAATCACAGATTATAAAATCAATCAAGCCCATAGTTATTTACTTCAAAAGTCATATATATTTGCAATGCTAAAAGGAAAAGAGTTTAGAGCAAATGCAGAGAAGTTTGAAAAAACTTATAAAAAAGAAGCAAGTAAAATAGAAAAAGAAATAGATAAACAAAATGAACCAAAACTTCATAGATTTGCAGAAGTAGAAAAAATAAAGATAATGAAAGAGAGTTTTGAATTTATAAAAAATGTTGAGGGTATTACTTCAAAAGTAGAAGAAGCTTTAGATAAAGTTTTAAAAGATGAACAATCTAAAACTAAACACGAAACTATATTAAAATACCAAGCAAGTTTAAAAAACTTCTCAAATGTTTTTGCAGTTTTAAAAGTAGTAGATTTTTTAATAGATGAAAAAGATAAAAAGCTTATAGATTATGCAAACTTTGCAAATGATACTATTGTACTATTTAAAATAGTTAATAGTGTTTTAAAAATATCAAATAGTATGAAAGAGAGTGATTTTATAAAAGCTGTTATAAATAAATTAAAAGGTAAAAATATATTTATAAATGTAATAAATCCTGTTAGACTAAGTATATTTATGCAAATAATTATAACTGTTTTAGAAACTGTTGATTATCAAGAAAAAAGAGATTTTACAGCTACAAATTTAACACTCTTCTCTTCATCTTTAATTATAATTGGTGGATTTGTATCTACTCCTTTGATATTTGTAGGAATAGTATTACTAATAGCAAGAGGACTACTAGAAAGTAGTGAACTAGTAATATTTTTAAATAGGACAATATTAGCAGTAGATAGAACAAAATATAGACCATATTTTTTAAATGAAGCTTTTAAGAATAGTGATAAAAATATATATTTAGAATTAGCAACTCCTAAAGAACTAATAACTTATATAGGAGAAAACTATAAAGATAATAAAGATATATTTAATTTAGCTTTTAAAAATGAATTACAGTTTTTATATACTACTTTAGTTGGTATGAAGTTGGAAATTGATGAGAGAGTTACTCATAGAATAATTAGTGTTAGTGGTGTAACAAAAAAACTTTATAAAAAAACTATCTTAAAAATTCCTGCTTTATTAGTAGATGATGATAAATTCAAACTTATATTAAATGATTTCTCTTTTTTAAAGAATAAAGAATATTTTAATAAAGAGAGAGATTATTATTTATTTGATTTAGATAAGCTTGAATTAAATAGTTTTGAAAAAAATATATTAAATGCTAATAAAGTAAAAAATGCTAATTTAGAAATAATATCTTCTATCGTAAATCTTAAATATAGTTTTATATACGATACAAATATTACAACTGACCCAATGAGCAGTTGTTATTTAAATATAAAATATTTTAAACAAACAAATTTCAATAAATAA